The following proteins are co-located in the Spirosoma montaniterrae genome:
- a CDS encoding M20 metallopeptidase family protein, whose product MLDSIKSLARQYAADIVQTRRHLHAHPELSFHERNTARYVADQLKAIGITPQEGVADTGLVALIEGRNASSKVVGLRADMDALPIHEANDVPYKSTVEGVMHACGHDAHTASLLGVARILHVLRDQFDGTVKLVFQPGEEKAPGGASLMIKEGVLENPAPVSMIGQHVAPNIPVGKIGFREGMYMASTDELYLTVRGKGGHAAMPDGLVDPVLIASHIIVALQQVISRNRPPASPSVLSFGRFIADGVTNVIPNEVTIQGTFRCMNEEWRAEGKRRMVKLAQGIAEAMGGTCEFDIVHGYPFLQNNPELTRRLRAQTVDYMGASNVIDLDLWMAGEDFAFYSQVVDACFYRLGTRNEARGITSGVHTPTFDIDESALEIGAGLMSWLAVQELATNQ is encoded by the coding sequence ATGCTCGATTCCATCAAATCGCTTGCCCGGCAGTATGCTGCTGATATTGTGCAAACCCGCCGTCATTTGCACGCTCACCCTGAACTGTCGTTTCATGAACGCAATACGGCCCGCTACGTAGCCGATCAGCTCAAGGCCATTGGCATTACTCCGCAGGAAGGAGTAGCCGATACCGGCCTTGTCGCGCTGATTGAGGGCCGAAACGCCAGCAGCAAAGTGGTTGGGTTGCGGGCCGACATGGACGCGCTGCCTATTCATGAAGCGAACGACGTGCCGTACAAATCTACTGTTGAGGGAGTTATGCATGCCTGCGGACACGATGCGCACACGGCCAGTTTGCTCGGTGTGGCGCGTATTCTGCACGTGTTACGCGATCAGTTCGATGGCACGGTAAAATTAGTATTTCAGCCCGGCGAAGAAAAAGCACCGGGCGGGGCGTCGCTGATGATTAAGGAAGGGGTGCTGGAAAACCCCGCGCCCGTGAGCATGATTGGGCAGCATGTAGCTCCGAATATTCCGGTGGGCAAAATTGGCTTCCGCGAGGGCATGTACATGGCAAGCACTGACGAACTCTACCTGACCGTGCGTGGCAAGGGCGGCCACGCAGCCATGCCCGACGGTTTAGTTGACCCCGTATTGATTGCCTCGCACATTATCGTGGCTTTGCAGCAGGTCATTAGCCGCAACCGCCCCCCGGCCAGCCCCAGCGTACTGTCGTTCGGGCGGTTCATTGCCGATGGCGTTACGAACGTAATTCCCAATGAAGTGACGATTCAGGGAACGTTTCGGTGTATGAACGAGGAATGGCGGGCCGAGGGCAAACGGCGTATGGTGAAACTGGCGCAGGGTATTGCCGAAGCTATGGGCGGCACCTGCGAGTTCGACATTGTTCACGGCTATCCGTTCCTGCAAAACAACCCTGAACTAACCCGCCGACTGCGGGCGCAGACCGTTGACTACATGGGCGCGTCGAACGTAATTGATCTGGATTTGTGGATGGCGGGCGAAGATTTCGCTTTTTATTCACAGGTTGTCGACGCGTGTTTTTATCGGCTCGGCACCCGTAACGAAGCCCGTGGCATTACGTCGGGCGTGCATACGCCTACGTTCGACATCGACGAATCGGCCCTTGAAATTGGCGCGGGCCTGATGAGTTGGCTGGCTGTGCAGGAACTCGCCACAAATCAATAA
- a CDS encoding RDD family protein, which yields MSISIRTSQNVDVDYEPASVGERILATLIDYLVFFGWFMLVFALPNRLGITISSFFSTFLFAPIVLYDLLCEYLLNGRSVGKLAIGIRVVMLDGSQPTVGAYLLRWLTRIVESGPFMAGIVPVITIAANGKGQRLGDIAAGTTVVRLKPAVSFDDLQTQPFADNYTVQFPDVRLLTDRDVSVVREVLQRGDEYVLLRTADKIKEVTGIQTNLSNRAFLETVVSDYQFITTQ from the coding sequence ATGTCAATTTCTATCCGCACATCGCAGAATGTTGATGTAGACTATGAACCAGCAAGCGTTGGTGAACGAATTTTAGCTACATTAATAGACTACTTAGTATTTTTTGGGTGGTTTATGTTAGTCTTTGCATTACCTAATAGGTTAGGTATTACCATAAGCAGCTTTTTTTCAACATTTCTTTTTGCTCCCATCGTCTTGTACGACCTGCTTTGCGAATACCTGTTAAATGGTCGTAGTGTAGGCAAGTTAGCTATTGGCATTCGGGTCGTTATGCTCGATGGATCGCAGCCAACCGTAGGGGCGTATCTGCTTCGTTGGCTTACCCGCATTGTTGAATCGGGGCCGTTTATGGCAGGCATTGTGCCTGTTATTACAATTGCCGCTAACGGCAAAGGCCAACGCTTGGGCGATATTGCTGCCGGAACTACCGTTGTACGGTTGAAGCCCGCCGTTTCGTTTGATGATTTGCAGACACAACCCTTCGCTGATAATTACACCGTGCAATTTCCCGACGTGCGCCTGCTGACCGACCGCGACGTAAGCGTAGTGCGTGAAGTACTTCAGCGGGGCGATGAATACGTATTATTGCGAACAGCCGATAAAATCAAGGAAGTAACTGGCATCCAGACTAATCTGAGCAACCGGGCATTTCTGGAAACGGTTGTCAGTGATTATCAGTTTATAACAACACAGTAA
- a CDS encoding stage II sporulation protein M, with protein sequence MREALFIKRNSDKWKAIEQATSAAATRPDPDELVANFIELTDDLSYARTFYPDANVTRYLNGLAAQMHRGLMQNRRDDRSRIITFWQYELPLLFRQSHRLLAVSALIFGVACALGWLSAAHDNTFVRLILGDAYVNMTLENIKKGDPLGVYASQDQGSMFIQITLNNIYVSFRTFIFGLLASFGTMAMLFYNGVMLGSFQYFFYERGLLLDSVLKIWIHGTLEISAIVIAGCAGLTVGNSLLFPGTYSRLVSFKRGMKQGLKIAVGLVPVFIIAGFLESFITRLTLHPIVSGGIIFASASFILWYFIFYPRTLNRSVTQ encoded by the coding sequence ATGCGCGAGGCCCTGTTTATTAAACGAAATTCAGACAAGTGGAAGGCCATTGAACAGGCTACGTCTGCTGCGGCTACCCGGCCTGATCCCGATGAATTGGTCGCCAATTTCATTGAACTGACCGATGATCTTTCCTACGCCCGAACGTTCTATCCCGATGCCAACGTAACGCGCTACCTCAACGGATTAGCCGCGCAAATGCACCGGGGTTTGATGCAAAACCGACGCGATGACCGCAGCCGTATCATTACGTTCTGGCAATACGAACTGCCGCTGCTGTTTCGGCAGTCGCATCGATTGCTGGCCGTATCGGCCCTGATTTTTGGCGTTGCCTGTGCGCTTGGGTGGTTGTCGGCAGCCCATGATAATACCTTCGTGCGGCTGATTCTGGGCGACGCCTACGTGAACATGACGTTGGAAAATATCAAAAAGGGTGATCCGCTGGGCGTGTATGCCAGTCAGGATCAGGGCAGTATGTTTATTCAGATTACGCTTAATAATATTTACGTCTCGTTCCGCACGTTTATTTTTGGCCTGTTGGCGTCGTTTGGTACGATGGCGATGCTGTTTTACAATGGCGTGATGCTTGGTTCGTTTCAGTACTTCTTCTACGAACGGGGCTTGCTGCTCGATTCGGTACTGAAAATCTGGATTCACGGTACGCTCGAAATTTCGGCCATTGTCATTGCCGGGTGCGCCGGACTAACGGTTGGCAACAGCCTGTTATTTCCCGGTACGTATTCGCGGTTGGTATCATTCAAACGCGGCATGAAACAAGGGCTGAAAATTGCCGTTGGCTTAGTTCCGGTTTTCATCATAGCTGGTTTTTTAGAAAGTTTCATAACCCGGCTCACGCTTCATCCGATTGTTAGCGGGGGCATCATTTTTGCGTCGGCCAGCTTTATTCTCTGGTACTTTATTTTCTACCCCCGTACACTAAACCGTTCTGTTACGCAATGA
- a CDS encoding DUF4129 domain-containing protein gives MVQILNSEAYQSIGQYIVLAGIAAFVIYLLRKAEMLNFLFPKKTQIAELPYEGVTENIYEINFDTAIEEAITRQDFRLAVRLMYLQTLKYLDEAGQINYQPDKTNRQYVYELANSPQQDEFETLTRQFEFVWYGDFPVDDALFSVVKAKFTTFNQVVRHL, from the coding sequence GTGGTCCAGATCTTAAATAGCGAAGCATATCAAAGTATCGGCCAGTATATAGTGCTGGCTGGCATTGCTGCTTTCGTTATTTATCTGCTACGCAAAGCTGAAATGCTGAACTTTCTCTTCCCTAAAAAAACTCAGATTGCCGAACTGCCCTATGAAGGCGTTACGGAGAATATCTATGAAATTAATTTCGATACGGCTATCGAGGAGGCCATTACCCGGCAGGATTTCCGGTTGGCAGTGCGGTTGATGTATCTGCAAACGCTTAAATACTTGGACGAGGCCGGGCAGATTAACTACCAACCCGACAAAACTAATCGGCAGTACGTATACGAACTGGCAAATTCACCCCAGCAAGATGAGTTTGAAACCTTGACACGGCAGTTTGAATTTGTCTGGTACGGCGATTTTCCGGTCGATGATGCTCTGTTTTCGGTTGTAAAAGCTAAATTCACGACCTTCAATCAGGTCGTTAGACATCTGTAG
- a CDS encoding DUF4350 domain-containing protein, translating to MRRPNKYVLILLATVLAYVLIEYYRPRPIDWTPTYENDDKIPFGTNVLYSLMPGLMHQPNVQTIRLPVYNFLTETERAGRSNYVLICQRFEADQTDLRELFRYVRQGNNVLISAYELPDSLEKVLGFEATLKDPTKADTTLKQFFQNPRLSRVNGYVFPQDDGRNFLRIKKPQRITVLGRNARREPVFIRVAYGQGQFLIHNLPLAFTNYYVLDPKTGDYAFKALAYLPALPTYWDEYQKQGRFNEEEQSIFRYIRSQPALNWAYYIVLFGLLFYAIFAGKRMQRIIPVLEPPRNTSLDFVNDVGRLYFQQGDHDNLARKKIQYFLADVRDRYNLNTTVLDDEFAKQFARKHGTPIQETLELVRTLRQAQKSISLSEYDLLTVNGVIERFNATVSTT from the coding sequence TTGCGCCGACCCAACAAATACGTCCTCATACTGCTTGCCACTGTGCTGGCCTATGTACTCATTGAGTATTACCGCCCCCGGCCTATCGACTGGACGCCCACCTACGAGAACGACGACAAAATTCCGTTTGGCACTAACGTACTGTATTCATTGATGCCGGGCCTGATGCACCAACCGAACGTACAAACCATTCGGTTGCCTGTTTATAATTTCCTGACTGAAACGGAACGGGCCGGTCGAAGCAATTATGTCTTGATTTGCCAACGGTTCGAGGCCGACCAAACCGATTTAAGGGAGTTGTTTCGCTACGTTCGACAGGGAAATAACGTATTGATTTCGGCCTATGAACTGCCCGATTCACTGGAGAAAGTGCTCGGGTTTGAAGCGACCCTGAAAGACCCTACTAAAGCCGATACTACGTTAAAGCAGTTTTTTCAAAACCCACGTCTAAGCCGCGTCAATGGGTACGTATTCCCGCAGGATGATGGCCGGAATTTTCTGCGCATCAAAAAACCACAGCGTATTACCGTTCTGGGTCGAAACGCCCGCCGGGAGCCGGTATTTATCCGGGTGGCTTATGGGCAGGGGCAATTTCTGATCCACAATTTGCCGCTCGCTTTTACCAATTACTACGTACTCGATCCTAAAACGGGCGATTATGCGTTTAAGGCCCTCGCCTATCTGCCCGCATTGCCAACGTATTGGGACGAATACCAGAAGCAGGGGCGTTTTAACGAAGAAGAACAGTCTATTTTCCGATATATTCGTTCGCAACCCGCGCTCAACTGGGCCTACTACATTGTGCTGTTCGGGTTATTGTTCTACGCCATTTTCGCCGGAAAGCGAATGCAGCGAATTATTCCAGTGCTGGAACCGCCCCGGAACACATCATTGGATTTTGTAAACGACGTAGGCCGCCTTTATTTTCAACAAGGTGATCATGATAACCTGGCCCGCAAAAAAATTCAGTACTTCTTAGCCGATGTCCGCGACCGCTACAATCTGAACACTACGGTTTTAGACGACGAATTTGCTAAACAATTCGCCCGTAAACACGGCACACCAATTCAGGAAACACTCGAACTGGTGCGAACGCTGCGACAGGCGCAAAAAAGCATTTCGCTGTCTGAGTACGATTTACTGACTGTGAACGGGGTTATCGAGCGGTTTAACGCTACGGTTTCAACGACCTGA
- the rimO gene encoding 30S ribosomal protein S12 methylthiotransferase RimO, giving the protein MKTKGLRTNKINIVTLGCSKNLVDSEVLFTQLKGNGIDVTHESKKDDANIVVINTCGFIDNAKEESVNTILRYVDAKEAGIVDKVYVTGCLSHRYKDELEVEIPDVDAWFGTNEMPRLLKTLRADYKHELVGERLLTTPAHFAYLKIAEGCDRPCSFCAIPLMRGKHVSRSMDELVTEARSLARRGTKELILIAQDLTYYGLDIYRKRNLDELIARLADVEGIDWIRLQYAYPSGFPLEILDVMRNRPNVCNYLDMPLQTGSTEMLRLMRRGITREKTESLIQTIRERIPDITLRTTLIVGHPGETDAMFEETYDFVERMRFDRMGVFTYSHEDDTHSFSMPDDVPANTKQERADELMDLQQGISSELNQQKIGRIYKTLFDRKEGGYFIGRTEADSPEVDNEVLVSASGPYVRLGDFANVRVLRAEEFDLYGEVV; this is encoded by the coding sequence ATGAAAACCAAAGGATTACGTACTAATAAAATCAATATCGTCACGCTCGGCTGCTCGAAAAATTTAGTCGACTCGGAGGTACTCTTTACCCAGCTTAAGGGCAACGGTATAGACGTGACACACGAATCGAAAAAAGACGACGCCAACATTGTCGTCATTAACACCTGCGGCTTTATCGACAACGCTAAGGAAGAATCGGTCAACACCATTTTGCGGTACGTTGATGCGAAAGAAGCAGGCATAGTCGACAAGGTGTATGTTACGGGTTGTTTGTCGCACCGCTATAAAGACGAACTGGAGGTTGAAATTCCCGACGTCGATGCGTGGTTTGGCACCAACGAAATGCCCCGCCTGCTGAAAACGCTCCGGGCCGACTACAAACACGAACTCGTGGGCGAACGGTTGCTGACTACACCCGCACACTTCGCGTATCTGAAAATTGCCGAAGGCTGCGACCGGCCCTGCTCGTTCTGTGCTATTCCGCTCATGCGTGGTAAACACGTATCGCGGTCAATGGACGAGTTAGTAACAGAAGCCCGGTCGTTGGCCCGGCGCGGCACGAAAGAACTGATTCTGATTGCACAGGATTTAACGTATTACGGGTTAGACATTTACCGCAAGCGCAACCTCGATGAGTTGATTGCCCGACTTGCCGATGTAGAAGGCATCGACTGGATTCGGTTGCAGTATGCGTATCCGTCGGGTTTTCCGCTCGAAATCCTCGACGTAATGCGCAACCGGCCCAACGTTTGCAATTACTTGGATATGCCCCTCCAAACCGGCTCGACCGAGATGCTGCGGCTCATGCGTCGGGGCATTACGCGCGAAAAAACCGAGAGCCTCATTCAAACTATTCGTGAACGTATTCCTGACATTACACTCCGCACAACGCTGATTGTAGGACATCCCGGCGAAACCGATGCCATGTTCGAGGAGACTTATGACTTCGTAGAACGAATGCGCTTCGACCGCATGGGCGTGTTTACGTACTCGCACGAAGACGATACGCATTCGTTTTCGATGCCCGACGATGTGCCAGCCAATACCAAGCAGGAACGCGCCGACGAGTTGATGGATCTGCAACAGGGCATTTCATCGGAGCTGAACCAACAGAAAATCGGTCGCATCTACAAAACGCTGTTCGACCGGAAAGAAGGCGGCTACTTTATTGGTCGCACCGAAGCCGATTCGCCCGAAGTAGACAACGAAGTATTAGTTTCTGCATCCGGGCCGTATGTTCGGCTGGGCGACTTTGCCAACGTCCGGGTACTTCGTGCCGAAGAGTTTGACCTGTATGGCGAGGTTGTGTAA
- a CDS encoding carboxypeptidase-like regulatory domain-containing protein yields the protein MRKLLLFSGLLLLILTANGQTSSRKRAKKFVKQGICGTVVEKRGNHMPTVDKPAPAGQPVEREVLIYAVLKTDQVTMSEDGFYSNLPAQPVKTARTDKRGKFCIYGLPTGTYSVLVRESKGLYANLFDIDGRINPVTVKKQKVASVTVEISHGAVF from the coding sequence ATGCGTAAACTTCTGTTATTCAGCGGCCTTCTGTTATTGATTCTGACTGCAAACGGGCAGACGTCCAGCCGTAAAAGAGCAAAAAAATTTGTGAAACAGGGCATCTGCGGTACGGTCGTTGAGAAGCGTGGCAACCACATGCCCACCGTCGATAAGCCCGCGCCTGCCGGGCAACCCGTTGAGCGCGAAGTGCTGATTTACGCCGTGCTGAAAACCGATCAGGTCACGATGAGCGAAGACGGTTTTTACAGCAACCTGCCTGCGCAACCCGTCAAAACCGCTCGTACTGACAAGCGGGGAAAATTTTGTATTTACGGTTTGCCCACCGGAACCTACTCCGTGCTGGTGCGCGAATCGAAAGGTTTGTACGCCAACCTGTTCGACATTGACGGGCGGATTAACCCCGTGACCGTAAAAAAACAGAAAGTAGCCAGCGTAACCGTCGAGATTTCGCACGGGGCAGTGTTTTAG
- a CDS encoding HEPN domain-containing protein, with translation MSEDLSLHLRKADFYLRAAKHDLLSDLPAAAITPAYYCFFWLVRGLLYEKGITTKRHSAAREMFSLHYIKTGEIPARFKDDFAILFDRRQFADYDLDSDFPVDEVVRLVNMAEGFLNFVKENYA, from the coding sequence ATGAGCGAGGACTTGTCCCTTCATTTGCGTAAAGCCGATTTCTATCTACGGGCTGCTAAGCACGACCTACTGAGCGATTTACCGGCTGCGGCCATTACGCCCGCTTATTATTGTTTTTTCTGGCTTGTAAGAGGGTTGCTTTATGAAAAAGGAATTACGACTAAGCGACATTCAGCAGCGCGTGAAATGTTTTCATTACATTATATAAAAACGGGTGAAATACCCGCCCGTTTTAAAGATGATTTTGCCATCTTATTTGACCGACGTCAGTTTGCCGATTATGACCTGGACAGTGACTTTCCAGTAGATGAAGTCGTTCGTTTGGTTAATATGGCCGAAGGGTTTCTCAACTTCGTCAAGGAAAACTATGCGTAA
- a CDS encoding nucleotidyltransferase domain-containing protein, with product MAIVTDLEKVNWKVTDIMKKHYGESLAKIILYGSYARGDFHEESDVDYVVLLDRENVSPFMEVTTTVSDRNDYYLETFIHISAVVVSHSQYLTSNRPFYKEVRKDGKVIYERGLVPSFA from the coding sequence ATGGCTATCGTAACGGATTTGGAGAAAGTTAATTGGAAAGTGACCGACATTATGAAGAAACATTATGGAGAGTCACTGGCGAAAATTATTCTATATGGCTCCTATGCACGTGGTGATTTTCATGAGGAATCAGATGTCGATTATGTGGTGCTGCTTGACCGCGAAAACGTGTCGCCATTCATGGAAGTTACCACAACCGTTTCCGATCGGAATGATTACTATCTGGAAACGTTTATCCACATTTCGGCTGTTGTTGTTTCACATAGTCAATATCTTACGTCGAACCGTCCTTTTTATAAAGAAGTCAGAAAAGACGGAAAAGTAATTTATGAGCGAGGACTTGTCCCTTCATTTGCGTAA
- the ftsY gene encoding signal recognition particle-docking protein FtsY has translation MALFGFFSKEKKETLDKGLEKTKENFFSKLGRAVVGKSTVDEEVLDEVENVLISSDVGVETTIKIIRRIEERVARDKYMGTDELDRILREEIAALLASNNTVDVADDFALPADKKPYVIMVVGVNGVGKTTTIGKLAAQFHKRGKKVVLGAGDTFRAAAVDQLKLWGDRVGVPVISHGMNTDPSAVAYDAVKKATDMNADVVIIDTAGRLHTKVNLMNELTKIKRVMQKITPDAPHEVLLVLDGSTGQNAFIQATEFTKATEVSALAITKLDGTAKGGVVIGISDQFKIPVKYIGVGEKIDDLQTFNKMEFVDSFFKK, from the coding sequence ATGGCTTTATTCGGTTTCTTCTCGAAAGAAAAAAAGGAAACGCTCGACAAAGGCTTGGAGAAAACGAAAGAAAATTTCTTCTCTAAGCTGGGCCGGGCCGTAGTTGGTAAATCAACGGTTGATGAAGAGGTGTTAGACGAAGTCGAAAACGTACTAATCTCCTCAGACGTAGGCGTTGAAACGACCATCAAAATTATCCGGCGCATCGAAGAGCGTGTAGCCCGCGATAAATATATGGGTACCGATGAACTCGACCGGATTTTGCGCGAAGAAATAGCCGCCCTGCTTGCCAGTAACAATACCGTTGACGTAGCCGACGATTTTGCTCTGCCTGCCGACAAAAAGCCGTATGTGATTATGGTAGTGGGTGTAAATGGCGTGGGCAAAACCACCACTATCGGCAAATTGGCCGCCCAGTTTCATAAGCGTGGCAAGAAGGTTGTTTTGGGCGCGGGCGACACGTTCCGGGCCGCTGCCGTTGATCAGCTTAAACTCTGGGGCGACCGCGTGGGCGTACCGGTGATCTCGCATGGTATGAACACCGATCCTTCTGCCGTAGCTTATGACGCCGTAAAAAAAGCCACCGACATGAATGCCGACGTGGTAATTATCGACACAGCGGGACGGCTGCACACGAAGGTGAATCTGATGAACGAACTGACCAAAATCAAGCGCGTGATGCAGAAAATTACGCCCGACGCTCCCCACGAGGTGCTACTGGTACTCGACGGGTCGACAGGCCAAAACGCGTTTATTCAGGCCACTGAGTTTACCAAAGCTACGGAAGTATCGGCTCTGGCAATCACCAAATTAGACGGCACGGCCAAAGGGGGCGTAGTAATTGGCATTTCCGATCAGTTTAAGATTCCGGTTAAATACATCGGCGTAGGCGAGAAAATCGACGACCTGCAAACGTTCAATAAAATGGAGTTTGTTGATTCGTTTTTTAAGAAATGA
- a CDS encoding DUF4295 domain-containing protein — protein MAKKVVATLKTKDNGKAFAKIIKAVKSPKTGAYTFKEEMVPVDEVQNALKS, from the coding sequence ATGGCAAAAAAGGTAGTTGCAACCCTGAAAACGAAGGATAACGGTAAGGCATTCGCCAAAATTATCAAAGCCGTTAAGTCGCCCAAAACTGGCGCGTATACCTTCAAAGAAGAAATGGTCCCGGTTGACGAAGTGCAGAACGCGCTGAAAAGCTAA
- the rpmG gene encoding 50S ribosomal protein L33, which produces MAKKGANRIQVILECTEQKDSGVPGMSRYITTKNRKNTPARIERKKYNPFLKKVTLHKEIK; this is translated from the coding sequence ATGGCAAAGAAAGGCGCCAATAGAATCCAGGTTATTCTGGAATGCACCGAGCAGAAAGACAGCGGTGTACCCGGCATGTCCCGGTACATTACCACCAAGAACCGGAAAAATACGCCGGCTCGTATCGAGCGGAAAAAGTACAATCCGTTCCTCAAAAAAGTAACGCTGCATAAAGAAATTAAATAA
- a CDS encoding NADH-quinone oxidoreductase subunit D: MTTQTIQYEYAPGHFRASEPSVYGPDDLREGEMILNMGPQHPSTHGVLRLEVVTDGEIIVDVVPHLGYLHRCFEKHAQSLPFNQTIPFVDRLDYLAAMNAEHAFVMGVENMLGIQNDIPKRTEYIRVLVAELNRIASHFVAIGTYALDIGAYTPFLWLMRDREHIQRMLEWVSGARMLYNYIWIGGLFYDLPVGFEERCREFVLYLKPKLTELQQLVIENEIFIKRTANVGVLPLPVAINYGCTGPVLRGSGLRYDLRRVDAYSVYPELDFDIPIGTGAMGTVGDCWDRNNVRVLECHESLRIIEQCLDQLTGPHRRTTDYDPQAVVPKKIRPKAMDFYARAESSKGELGFFFRTDGRADVPVRCRCRSCSFHNLSVISEISRGAMLADLVAVIGSVDIVMGEVDR; the protein is encoded by the coding sequence ATGACAACCCAAACGATTCAATACGAATATGCCCCCGGCCATTTTCGGGCGTCGGAGCCGAGTGTTTACGGCCCCGACGATCTGCGCGAGGGCGAGATGATTCTGAACATGGGGCCACAGCACCCCAGTACGCACGGTGTGCTGCGGCTTGAAGTCGTAACCGATGGTGAGATTATTGTAGACGTGGTGCCGCACCTCGGCTACCTGCACCGCTGTTTCGAGAAACACGCCCAGTCGCTGCCGTTCAACCAAACGATTCCGTTTGTTGATCGGCTCGATTATCTGGCGGCCATGAACGCCGAACACGCTTTTGTGATGGGCGTGGAAAACATGCTGGGCATTCAGAACGATATTCCCAAACGCACTGAGTATATCCGGGTGTTGGTGGCCGAACTGAACCGCATTGCGTCGCACTTCGTAGCCATTGGTACGTATGCTCTTGATATTGGAGCCTACACGCCTTTTCTGTGGCTCATGCGCGACCGTGAACACATTCAGCGGATGCTCGAATGGGTTAGCGGTGCCCGTATGCTCTACAACTACATCTGGATTGGTGGCTTATTCTACGATCTGCCCGTTGGCTTTGAAGAACGATGCCGCGAATTTGTGCTGTACCTGAAACCGAAACTCACGGAGTTGCAGCAGTTGGTTATCGAAAACGAAATTTTTATTAAACGCACGGCCAATGTGGGTGTGCTGCCGTTGCCGGTAGCTATCAATTATGGTTGTACGGGGCCAGTGCTGCGCGGGTCGGGTCTGCGCTACGATCTGCGTCGGGTAGATGCCTACTCAGTATATCCTGAACTGGACTTTGATATCCCGATTGGCACCGGAGCAATGGGCACTGTGGGCGACTGCTGGGACCGCAACAATGTACGCGTACTCGAATGTCACGAATCGCTGCGTATTATCGAGCAGTGTCTTGACCAGCTCACCGGCCCGCATCGCCGAACCACCGACTACGACCCACAGGCGGTGGTGCCAAAGAAAATTCGTCCGAAAGCCATGGATTTTTATGCCCGTGCCGAAAGTTCAAAAGGCGAACTGGGCTTTTTCTTCCGTACCGATGGCCGCGCCGACGTGCCGGTGCGGTGCCGATGCCGGTCGTGTAGTTTTCACAATTTATCGGTCATCAGCGAGATCTCGCGCGGAGCCATGCTCGCCGATTTGGTGGCCGTAATTGGCTCGGTCGATATAGTAATGGGGGAGGTAGACCGTTAA
- the hpt gene encoding hypoxanthine phosphoribosyltransferase translates to MLIIKDKTFVPFITADAIQARIQELASQINRDYADRQPLIVGVLNGSVLFAADLMKHLTIPCEITFIRVKSYTATESTGELKQILGLSEPVEGRDLIVVEDIVDTGLTICDVCNQLRAQSPASLAIATLLFKPAALKKPVDLQYVGFEIENRFVVGYGLDYDGLGRNTPDILVLAS, encoded by the coding sequence ATGCTAATCATCAAGGACAAGACTTTTGTTCCATTTATCACTGCCGACGCCATTCAGGCCCGGATTCAGGAATTAGCCAGCCAGATCAATCGCGATTACGCCGACCGTCAGCCACTGATTGTGGGCGTTCTGAACGGCTCCGTGCTGTTTGCCGCCGACCTGATGAAGCACCTGACCATTCCGTGCGAAATCACGTTTATCCGGGTCAAATCCTATACGGCTACCGAATCGACCGGCGAACTGAAGCAAATTCTGGGGTTAAGCGAACCGGTTGAAGGTCGGGATTTAATCGTGGTTGAAGACATTGTGGATACCGGCCTGACCATCTGCGACGTTTGCAACCAACTCCGCGCCCAGTCGCCCGCATCGCTCGCCATTGCCACGTTACTATTTAAGCCAGCCGCGCTCAAAAAACCCGTTGATTTGCAGTATGTTGGCTTTGAAATTGAAAATCGTTTCGTTGTCGGCTACGGCTTAGATTACGACGGTCTGGGCCGAAATACGCCGGATATTCTGGTATTAGCGTCTTAA